From one Anopheles cruzii chromosome 3, idAnoCruzAS_RS32_06, whole genome shotgun sequence genomic stretch:
- the LOC128270950 gene encoding uncharacterized protein LOC128270950: MESTGQPLIFKKHRNVDHGLDTMAALAASGKFMISHLQPHEQLPHLVKPIDHYPQHGGGHELFGPYGDPSVDLARYGPNLLTRYGLGPTPVDHRHPYRPAPPLRLPIPIAAGHPVSKSTVVSSERLNNYNYRPSRPPGDELYRGFNAYQQPAAAAWRGRSLVGGILKNNIGGSGRRENHRTRTNHHHPLIYDPKQYECFSGADGPTTHEPNGVYRTGLPPPPSVKNTNSAERNYNVNYSLNFTKNQYNILISPPLHPDLRPRIAVPPYTDDDDRDDDDADSDVGRRFHRPTEEHRPPQGQEPGYAGARQRQEEPHANFSGPLYLSPQSRDGSTRQPLDLEPGLLLTEKQLLAQQEAYAVGKMQREEIIIEHSQLMGSGGGGADGSAGPGARIVHPAGPGPLPPFRGRRDGSKGALGAFGVLGQGHHFTQIIAALAVSLGPLAAGLGKGYSSPAIDNLQELQNVKRGNYTHFSVNDQQVSWIASLSLLGALFGGMFGGLAMQFGRKRVLTLMSLPFSISWILTMFAKSVETMFFTAFVGGFCCAIVSSVAQVYVSEIASPDIRGFLSAIQKIAGHFGMLISYLLGAYLDWRQLAMLIAMAPIMLFISVIYIPETPSFLVLRGCDEEAHRSLQWLRGPHKNVELELDTIRSNVRTTRMNLLNRMTPSSGATTAAAASSNGVPVGNGLPAAEAGTAQPSLPFAAQRRGLRQYLEMVSFEALVANVKSVLRNVRLVKPILITCGLMIFQRFTGASSFNFYAVTIFRKTFAGMNPHGAAIAVGFVQLLASMLSGLLIDTVGRIPLLIVSSIFMSLALAGFGSCVYYGETSKMLLAESGLTDVSVANGQNDWIPLLCVLVFTVAFALGISPISWLLVGELFPLEYRAIGSSIATSFSYFCAFLSVKTFVDFQSFLGLHGTFWMYACISCVGLFFVIMVVPETKGRDLEEMDPRYVRTLTINR, translated from the exons ATATCGCACCTGCAACCGCACGAGCAGCTACCGCATCTGGTGAAGCCGATCGATCACTATCCgcagcacggcggcggccacgagcTGTTCGGTCCGTACGGTGACCCCTCGGTTGACCTCGCCCGCTACGGTCCCAATCTGCTGACCCGGTACGGCCTTGGACCGACACCGGTGGACCACCGGCATCCCTACCGGCCGGCCCCACCCCTTCGGCTGCCCATCCCGATTGCCGCCGGACACCCGGTCAGCAAGTCGACGGTGGTCAGTAGCGAGCGGTTGAACAACTACAACTACCGCCCATCGCGACCGCCCGGGGACGAGCTGTACAGAGGTTTCAACGCTTaccagcagccggcagcggcagcgtggcgtggccgcaGCCTCGTCGGTGGGATCCTCAAAAATAAcatcggcggcagcggaagaCGGGAGAACCACAGGACCCggaccaaccaccaccatccactGATTTACGACCCGAAGCAGTATGAGTGCTTCAGCGGTGccgacggaccgacgacgcacgaaccgaacggggtctaccggaccggactgccgccaccgcccagTGTCAAGAACACCAACAGTGCCGAGCGCAACTACAACGTCAACTACAGTCTGAACTTTACGAAAAATCAGTACAACATCCTCATCTCGCCACCGCTCCACCCGGACCTGCGGCCACGGATTGCGGTGCCACCgtacaccgacgacgacgaccgcgacgacgacgacgccgacagTGACGTCGGCCGACggtttcaccgaccgaccgaggaaCACCGACCACCACAGGGACAGGAACCAGGTTACGCTGGTGCGCGGCAGCGGCAAGAAGAGCCTCACGCCAACTTCAGCGGGCCACTCTATCTGTCGCCCCAGTCGCGGGACGGCAGCACCAGGCAGCCGCTGGACCTCGAACCGGGACTGCTGCTGACCGAGAAGCAGCTGCTGGCGCAGCAGGAAGCGTACGCCGTGGGGAAGATGCAGCGCGAGGAGATCATCATCGAGCACAGCCAGCTGAtgggcagcggtggcggtggcgcggaTGGTAGTGCGGGGCCCGGTGCCCGGATCGtgcacccggccggccccggtccgCTGCCACCGTTCCGAGGACGGCGCGACGGCTCGAAGGGAGCACTGGGAGCGTTCGGAGTCCTCGGACAGGGCCACCACTTCACGCAG ATTATTGCCGCCCTGGCCGTGTCACTGGGGCCGCTGGCGGCCGGTCTCGGCAAGGGGTACTCCAGTCCGGCCATCGACAACCTGCAGGAGCTCCAGAACGTCAAGCGGGGCAACTATACGCACTTCTCCGTCAACGATCAGCAGGTCAGCTGGATAGCGAGTCTGTCGCTGCTGGGGGCCCTGTTTGGCGGTATGTTCGGCGGGCTGGCCATGCAGTTCGGACGCAAGCGGGTCCTCACGCTCATGTCACTGCCGTTCTCCATCTCCTGGATACTGACCATGTTCGCGAAATCGGTCGAAACCATGTTTTTTACCGCGTTCGTCGGTGGGTTCTGCTGTGCGATCGTGTCGTCAGTGGCGCAGGTGTACGTCAGCGAGATAGCGTCGCCCGACATCCGGGGGTTCCTGAGCGCCATCCAGAAGATTGCGGGCCACTTCGGGATGTTGATCTCGTACCTGCTCGGGGCGTACCTGGACTGGCGCCAGCTGGCGATGCTGATCGCGATGGCCCCGATCATGCTCTTCATATCTGTGATCTACATACCGGAAACACCGAGCTTCCTAGTGTTAAGGGGTTGCGACGAAGAGGCACACCG CTCACTGCAATGGCTGCGAGGACCGCACAAGAATGTGGAGCTAGAGCTCGACACGATCCGATCGAACGTacggacgacgaggatgaaTTTGCTGAACCGGATGACACCTTCGTCGGGTgcgacgacggcagcagcagctagcaGCAACGGTGTTCCGGTAGGCAATGGActaccggcggcggaggcTGGCACGGCGCAGCCCAGCTTGCCGTTCGCCGCGCAACGTCGCGGCCTGCGTCAGTACCTGGAGATGGTGTCCTTCGAAGCGCTCGTCGCGAACGTCAAGTCCGTGCTGCGTAACGTTCGCCTCGTAAAACCGATTCTCATTACGTGCGGGTTAATGATATTCCAGCGATTCACGG GTGCCAGTTCTTTCAACTTCTACGCCGTGACGATCTTCCGGAAAACGTTCGCCGGCATGAACCCACACGGGGCCGCCATTGCGGTCGGCTTCGTGCAGCTCCTGGCGTCGATGCTGTCCGGGCTGCTGATCGATACGGTCGGTCGCATTCCGCTGCTGATCGTGAGCAGTATCTTCATGTCGCTAGCCCTGGCCGGGTTCGGGTCGTGCGTTTACTACGGAGAAACGAGCAAAATGCTACTGGCCGAGAGTGGCCTAACGGACGTGAGCGTGGCCAATGGGCAGAACGACTGGATACCGCTGCTGTGCGTGCTCGTCTTCACGGTGGCCTTTGCGCTAGGCATTTCGCCCATCTCCTGGCTGCTGGTTGGTGAGCTGTTCCCGCTCGAGTACCGTGCCATCGGGAGCTCGATCGCCACCAGCTTCAGCTACTTCTGTGCGTTTCTCAGTGTCAAAACGTTCGTGGACTTTCAA AGCTTTCTCGGGCTGCATGGAACGTTCTGGATGTACGCCTGCATATCGTGCGTGGGGCTGTTCTTCGTCATCATGGTCGTACCGGAAACGAAGGGCCGCGACCTCGAGGAGATGGATCCGCGTTACGTGCGAACGCTGACGATCAATCGATGA